A region of Argentina anserina chromosome 5, drPotAnse1.1, whole genome shotgun sequence DNA encodes the following proteins:
- the LOC126794922 gene encoding uncharacterized protein At5g43822: MEAMVKKYQQRFRKVKDEMDTWAHLQSLLISQFRSVSSIILRLQVLQDSHNYGGGLRGVAHIQEAVLLKQMESLQKLLLSMNNTVEQFHGIVLSLGRIHRDARQMIRGGSSQLSVKQLQQRVGVKPSLADCLDGLMLIQDMHCSEYLLKSSLVSALSELTLKPSASDLGSLQKILIDQPNIPKEEVQFIFDIIFAEEIC; the protein is encoded by the exons ATGGAGGCGATGGTGAAGAAGTACCAACAGAGGTTCCGGAAGGTGAAGGACGAGATGGACACCTGGGCCCACCTTCAATCCCTCCTCATTTCACAGTTCCGGAGCGTCTCCTCCATCATCCTCAGGCTCCAG GTGCTTCAAGACTCACACAACTACGGTGGCGGCTTGCGTGGAGTTGCCCACATTCAAGAGGCCGTCCTGCTCAAGCAGATGGAGTCCTTGCAAAAGCTCCTGCTTTCTATGAACAATACCGT GGAACAGTTTCATGGTATTGTGTTGTCTCTTGGGAGGATTCATCGTGACGCTAGGCAGATGATTAGAGGTGGTTCTAGTCAGCTCAGTGTCAAACAACTGCAGCAGCGAGTTGGTGTGAAGCCGAGTCTAGCAGATTGCCTAGATGGGCTCATGCTTATTCAGGACATGCATTGCTCTGA GTACCTTTTAAAGTCATCATTGGTTTCAGCACTATCAGAACTTACTTTGAAACCCAG CGCCAGTGATCTGGGTTCCCTCCAGAAAATCTTGATTGATCAGCCCAACATCCCCAAGGAGGAAG TTCAGTTCATCTTTGATATCATATTCGCTGAAGAAATTTGTTGA
- the LOC126793265 gene encoding U-box domain-containing protein 44-like produces MAESWHGNYDSGSQSDDSYRFERLHIEPIYDSFFCPLTKQVMRDPVTLESGQTFEREAIEKWFRECRESGRNLQCPLTLKELKSAELKPSIALRNTIEEWSARNEAAQLDMARKSLNLSSPEGDILLALEYVQQICNNSRSNKHIARNAGLLPMIIDMLKSSSRRVRCKSLDTLRIVVEDDSENKEMLADGDTVRSIVKFLSHEQSKEREEAVSLLYELSKSEALCEKIGSIPGAILILVGMTSSKSDNILTVEKADKTLENLEKCENNVLQMAENGRLQALLNQILKGPPETKLSMSNFLGDLVLDNDVKVLVAKSLGSSLINIMRSGNMQSREAALKALSQISSCEASAKVLIEAGILPPLVKDLFTVGPHQLPMRLKEVAATILANIVSSDYDFDSILVGPDHQTLVSEEIVHNLLHLSSNTGPAISCKLVQVLVGLTSSASTVLSVVSAIKSSGAIISLVQFIEAPQKELRVASIKLLQKLSPHLGQELADALRGTVGQLGSLIKVISENIAITEEQAAAIGLLAELPERDLGLARQMLDEGAFQLVFSRVVKIRQGGAKGGRFVTPFLEGLVRVLARVTLVLADEQAAVALCRELNVAALFIELLQSNGLDNVQMSSAAALEYLSQESKNLTRFPELPTPGVCGSIFPCFGKQPTINGLCQLHRGMCSLRESFCLLEGQAVDKLVALLDHTNEKVVEAAFAALSTLLDDGVDLKQGVLVLCEAEGVRPILDVLLEKRTENLRRRAVWVVERLLRSDEIAYEVSGDPNVSTALVDAFQHGDYRTRQIAERALKHVDRLPNFSGVFPSAG; encoded by the exons ATGGCTGAAAGCTGGCATGGGAATTATGACAGCGGCAGCCAGTCAGATGACAGCTATAGATTTGAGAGACTGCACATTGAGCCTATTTATGATTCATTCTTTTGCCCTTTAACCAAGCAAGTTATGCGTGACCCCGTTACCTTGGAAAGTGGGCAAACGTTTGAACGGGAAGCGATTGAAAAGTGGTTCAGGGAGTGCAGGGAGAGTGGAAGGAACTTACAATGTCCACTCACACTAAAGGAACTAAAAAGTGCTGAGTTGAAGCCTAGCATTGCTTTGCGAAACACCATTGAAGAGTGGAGTGCGAGAAATGAAGCCGCTCAGCTTGATATGGCTCGTAAATCACTCAATTTGAGCAGTCCAGAAGGTGATATTCTTTTGGCCTTGGAGTATGTCCAGCAAATCTGCAATAACAGCAGATCAAATAAGCACATTGCACGCAATGCCGGACTGTTACCCATGATCATTGACATGTTGAAGAGCAGCAGTCGTAGAGTTAGGTGTAAATCTTTGGACACCCTAAGAattgttgtggaagatgattCCGAAAATAAG gAAATGTTGGCAGATGGAGACACTGTACGCTCAATAGTGAAGTTCTTGTCTCATGAACAATCTAAAGAGAGGGAGGAAGCTGTCTCTTTGTTATATGAATTATCCAAATCTGAAGCCTTATGTGAGAAGATTGGTTCGATTCCCGGAGCAATTCTTATTTTGGTTGGAATGACAAGCAGTAAATCAGATAACATTTTGACTGTTGAGAAAGCTGATAAGACACTAGAGAatctagagaagtgtgagaaCAATGTGCTACAGATGGCTGAAAATGGTAGACTGCAGGCTCTTCTGAATCAAATCCTTAAAG GCCCTCCAGAAACTAAACTATCGATGTCTAATTTCCTTGGTGACCTAGTTTTGGACAATGATGTAAAGGTCCTAGTGGCAAAAAGCCTGGGTTCATCTTTGATAAATATCATGAGAAGTGGTAATATGCAGTCAAGAGAAGCTGCTTTGAAAGCTCTAAGCCAAATCTCCTCTTGTGAGGCAAGTGCCAAGGTGCTCATAGAGGCCGGAATACTTCCACCACTCGTCAAAGACCTCTTTACAGTTGGCCCTCATCAGCTTCCTATGCGACTCAAAGAGGTTGCTGCAACAATTCTTGCTAATATTGTTTCCtcagattatgattttgattcaATATTGGTTGGACCTGATCACCAGACACTAGTCTCAGAAGAAATAGTCCATAATCTACTACATCTAAGTAGCAACACGGGCCCGGCAATCTCATGCAAGCTTGTCCAGGTTCTTGTTGGACTCACTAGCTCTGCCTCTACAGTTCTGAGTGTGGTTTCTGCCATTAAAAGCTCTGGTGCCATTATTAGTTTGGTGCAGTTTATCGAAGCTCCACAAAAGGAGTTGCGTGTGGCTTCCATTAAACTTCTCCAGAAACTCTCCCCACACTTGGGTCAGGAACTAGCTGACGCTCTACGTGGCACAGTGGGCCAACTTGGCAGCCTAATTAAAGTGATATCAGAAAATATTGCAATCACTGAAGAGCAAGCAGCAGCCATTGGCCTTTTAGCTGAACTTCCAGAGAGGGATCTGGGCCTTGCCCGACAAATGCTAGATGAAGGTGCCTTCCAACTGGTGTTTTCCAGAGTAGTTAAGATCCGACAAGGAGGGGCTAAGGGTGGTCGCTTTGTCACACCATTTTTAGAAGGACTCGTACGGGTTTTAGCAAGGGTTACTCTTGTGTTGGCAGATGAGCAAGCTGCAGTTGCTCTCTGCCGTGAGCTTAACGTTGCTGCCCTTTTCATTGAACTTCTTCAATCCAATGGACTGGACAATGTACAGATGAGTTCTGCCGCAGCATTGGAGTACTTATCACAAGAATCAAAAAATTTGACAAGATTTCCCGAGTTGCCTACCCCTGGTGTTTGTGGCTCAATTTTTCCATGCTTTGGTAAGCAACCTACCATAAATGGACTGTGTCAGCTTCACCGTGGAATGTGCTCGCTTAGAGAAAGTTTTTGTCTCTTGGAAGGACAGGCTGTGGATAAATTGGTGGCTCTTCTTGACCACACAAATGAGAAGGTGGTTGAAGCAGCCTTTGCAGCATTATCTACTTTGTTGGACGATGGTGTTGATCTCAAACAaggggttttggttttgtgtgAAGCAGAGGGAGTGAGACCCATTCTGGATGTGTTACTAGAGAAAAGGACAGAAAATCTGAGGAGGAGGGCAGTTTGGGTAGTTGAGAGACTATTGCGGAGTGATGAGATAGCCTATGAAGTATCTGGAGATCCAAATGTGAGTACTGCACTTGTTGATGCATTCCAGCATGGTGACTATCGAACCCGACAAATTGCCGAACGTGCTCTGAAGCATGTTGACAGGTTACCAAACTTCTCTGGAGTATTTCCAAGTGCAGGATAG
- the LOC126794365 gene encoding F-box/kelch-repeat protein At5g42350-like has translation MFSERLSDEETLRQDFEALRVSSRLMRSVSQKVKKKGKKSGRGEEDDLKGLSLRCLTLYGRGGGCKVGADTCDELGDTSTRGRSNASDEGKGYRPICGTEESGVDCFSYGVRERFWKKHNRKEFELEESIRHSRMHIFLPDDILELCLVRLPLTSLMTARLVCKKWKCLTTTTRFLHMRREGSHQNPWLFLFGAVKDGYCSGVIHALDVSLNQWHRIDAGILNGRFMFSVASIQDDIYMVGGCSSLNNSGMLDRSSFKTHKGVMMFSPLTKSWRKVASMKHARSRPILGVSEISFDFSIIQSHHNRQDRRIHKSRVGGVSDIYEDPHRLSQRRQGRYAVNGNESSILTSRRSYKFIKQKNDHSGMKGYRRFVLIAVGGHGQWEEPLDSGEIYDSVSNKWTEIQRLPLDFGVISSGVFCNGMFYVYSETDKLAGYDIERDFWFGIQTSLFPPRVQEYYPKLVSCSGRLLMLSVLWCEGDGQIGRRNKAVRKLWELDLMYLNWYEVSVHPDAPMDWNAGFVANRNLIFGIEMFKIFGQVLDFFTVCDVSDMEMKWSHISRNHVTRELDASSCMTKSMAVLHL, from the coding sequence ATGTTTTCGGAGAGACTGTCTGATGAAGAAACTCTTCGTCAAGACTTTGAAGCTTTGAGGGTGTCAAGTCGTCTGATGAGAAGTGTTAGCCAGAAGGTGAAGAAGAAGGGTAAAAAATCTGGAAGGGGAGAGGAGGATGATTTGAAGGGGCTATCATTGAGATGTCTTACCCTTTATGGTAGGGGTGGGGGGTGCAAAGTAGGTGCTGACACATGTGATGAGCTTGGGGATACGAGTACCAGGGGGAGGTCGAATGCCAGTGATGAAGGAAAGGGATACAGACCTATATGTGGCACTGAGGAATCTGGAGTGGATTGCTTCTCATATGGGGTGAGGGAGCGATTTTGGAAGAAACATAACCGAAAGGAATTTGAGCTTGAAGAATCAATAAGACATAGCAGAATGCATATATTTCTTCCAGATGATATCCTGGAACTTTGCTTAGTCAGGCTCCCTCTAACCAGTCTCATGACCGCACGCCTTGTCTGTAAGAAATGGAAATGCTTGACTACTACTACTCGATTCCTTCATATGAGACGGGAAGGTTCACATCAGAATCCGTGGTTGTTTCTGTTTGGTGCTGTTAAAGATGGCTATTGCTCTGGTGTTATTCATGCATTAGACGTGTCTCTAAACCAATGGCACAGGATAGATGCTGGTATTCTAAATGGAAGGTTCATGTTTTCTGTCGCTAGCATCCAGGATGATATTTATATGGTTGGGGGTTGTTCTAGCTTGAACAACTCTGGAATGCTGGATAGGAGCTCATTTAAGACACACAAAGGGGTAATGATGTTTAGCCCCTTAACTAAGTCTTGGCGTAAAGTTGCATCTATGAAGCATGCAAGATCAAGGCCTATTTTAGGAGTTTCTGAGattagttttgatttttcaatCATTCAAAGCCACCACAATCGACAAGATAGGCGTATCCACAAGTCCCGGGTTGGTGGGGTATCAGATATTTATGAAGATCCTCACAGGCTGTCTCAGAGACGTCAAGGCAGATATGCAGTTAATGGAAATGAATCTTCAATCTTGACTAGTAGAAGGTCATACAAGtttatcaaacaaaaaaatgatcaCTCAGGCATGAAGGGTTATAGAAGATTTGTGCTCATTGCTGTAGGCGGTCATGGACAATGGGAAGAGCCTTTGGATTCTGGAGAGATATATGATTCCGTTTCAAATAAATGGACAGAAATTCAAAGGTTGCCTTTGGACTTTGGAGTCATATCTTCTGGGGTTTTTTGTAATGGGATGTTTTATGTCTATTCTGAAACTGACAAACTCGCAGGCTATGACATTGAACGGGATTTCTGGTTTGGGATTCAAACCAGTCTCTTTCCACCCCGTGTTCAAGAATATTACCCAAAACTGGTATCTTGTAGCGGACGCCTGTTAATGCTTTCTGTCTTGTGGTGTGAAGGGGATGGTCAAATAGGCCGGAGAAACAAGGCTGTTAGGAAATTGTGGGAGCTAGATCTCATGTATCTCAACTGGTATGAGGTCTCTGTGCATCCTGATGCTCCAATGGATTGGAATGCTGGGTTTGTTGCAAATAGAAATCTGATATTTGGCATTgagatgttcaaaatatttggTCAAGTGTTGGATTTTTTCACCGTATGTGATGTGTCTGACATGGAGATGAAATGGAGTCATATATCAAGGAACCATGTTACTCGTGAACTGGATGCTTCTTCCTGCATGACAAAATCAATGGCTGTGCTACATCTGTAG
- the LOC126794646 gene encoding uncharacterized protein LOC126794646 isoform X1: MQGSTVATVILIFTILAVASSIDDKCAACNAVAEELELGISKEKPRNHLDMRHRLDSQGQRRGKVIDYRVSELRVVELLDGLCDKMQDYTLSNKRDSNRPVWIKVRDWDNLTIDKQEAKAYSKDISTYCGRLLEETEDEIAELIKKGSLGVGDVSKVLCQDLSKHCSKTSISDEKNGSIGGSDGEL, translated from the exons ATGCAAGGGTCAACAGTCGCCACTGTGATTCTGATATTCACCATCCTCGCCGTCGCTTCTTCCATCGACGACAAATGCGCCGCCTGCAATGCCGTCGCG GAAGAGCTGGAGTTGGGAATTTCCAAG GAGAAGCCGAGAAATCACTTGGATATGAGGCACCGGTTGGACTCGCAAGGTCAACGGAGAGGAAAGGTAATCGACTATAG AGTCAGTGAGCTCAGAGTTGTTGAACTCCTCGATGGACTTTGTGACAAGATGCAGGATTACACTCTTAGCAACAAG AGAGATTCAAACAGACCAGTGTGGATCAAAGTGCGTGATTGGGATAACCTTACAATAG ATAAACAAGAAGCTAAAGCATATTCAAAGGATATATCAACTTATTGTGGAAG GTTACTTGAGGAAACAGAAGATGAG ATTGCAGAATTGATAAAGAAAGGATCTTTAGGAGTAGGAGATGTAAGCAAGGTTCTATGTCAAGATCTGAGCAAACACTGCAGCAAAACAAG CATATCGGATGAGAAAAATGGGTCTATTGGTGGATCAGATGGGGAACTCTGA
- the LOC126794646 gene encoding uncharacterized protein LOC126794646 isoform X2, with amino-acid sequence MRRLQCRRGRAGVGNFQGEAEKSLGYEAPVGLARSTERKGNRLRVSELRVVELLDGLCDKMQDYTLSNKRDSNRPVWIKVRDWDNLTIDKQEAKAYSKDISTYCGRLLEETEDEIAELIKKGSLGVGDVSKVLCQDLSKHCSKTSISDEKNGSIGGSDGEL; translated from the exons ATGCGCCGCCTGCAATGCCGTCGCG GAAGAGCTGGAGTTGGGAATTTCCAAG GAGAAGCCGAGAAATCACTTGGATATGAGGCACCGGTTGGACTCGCAAGGTCAACGGAGAGGAAAGGTAATCGACTA AGAGTCAGTGAGCTCAGAGTTGTTGAACTCCTCGATGGACTTTGTGACAAGATGCAGGATTACACTCTTAGCAACAAG AGAGATTCAAACAGACCAGTGTGGATCAAAGTGCGTGATTGGGATAACCTTACAATAG ATAAACAAGAAGCTAAAGCATATTCAAAGGATATATCAACTTATTGTGGAAG GTTACTTGAGGAAACAGAAGATGAG ATTGCAGAATTGATAAAGAAAGGATCTTTAGGAGTAGGAGATGTAAGCAAGGTTCTATGTCAAGATCTGAGCAAACACTGCAGCAAAACAAG CATATCGGATGAGAAAAATGGGTCTATTGGTGGATCAGATGGGGAACTCTGA
- the LOC126794009 gene encoding probable protein phosphatase 2C 27, translating to MAASTDFSPPTTIFEGVCYNDNMSALDDDDENDVHSLKHFPNGKPPRVMRHSLSSMRILSPEDLLEVGVVASKSPSNENTNFLPVFRSGSCAERGPKQYMEDEHVCVDNLVEHLGETSGFPSPGAFYGVFDGHGGTDAASFIRNHILRFIVEDSHFPTCLERAIQSAYMKADHAFADASSLDISSGTTALTALISGRTLIIANAGDCRAVMGKRGRAIEMSKDHKPNCASEKLRIEKLGGVIYDGYLNGQLSVARALGDWHMKGPKGSACPLSAEPELQETCLSEEDEFLIMGCDGLWDVMSSQCAVTIARKELMIHNDPERCSRELVREALKRHTCDNVTVIVVCFSPDAPPRIEVPQSRVRRSISAEGLNLLKGVLECNS from the exons ATGGCAGCAAGTACGGATTTTTCGCCGCCGACTACGATATTTGAAGGTGTTTGCTACAATGACAACATGTCTGCcttggatgatgatgatgagaatgATGTCCACAGTTTGAAGCATTTTCCGAATGGAAAGCCGCCGAGGGTAATGCGGCACAGTTTGAGCTCCATGAGGATTCTCTCACCTGAGGATTTG TTGGAAGTTGGGGTTGTAGCTAGTAAGTCACCGTCGAATGAAAACACAAACTTTCTCCCAGTGTTCCGATCAGGAAGCTGTGCTGAGAGAGGGCCGAAGCAGTATATGGAGGATGAACACGTTTGCGTGGATAATCTTGTTGAACATTTGGGTGAAACATCTGGCTTCCCATCACCTGGTGCTTTCTATGGG GTATTTGACGGCCATGGAGGCACAGATGCAGCATCGTTTATCAGAAACCACATTCTTAGATTCATAGTTGAGGATTCACATTTTCCAACTTGTTTGGAGAGGGCTATTCAGAGTGCCTACATGAAAGCTGACCATGCATTTGCAGATGCAAGTTCTCTTGATATCTCCTCTGGCACCACCGCTCTGACCGCCCTTATTTCAGGAAG GACCCTGATAATTGCTAATGCTGGGGACTGTCGAGCTGTGATGGGGAAACGAGGTAGAGCAATAGAGATGTCAAAAGaccacaaaccaaattgtgCATCTGAAAAGCTAAGAATTGAGAAACTTGGTGGTGTGATTTATGACGGGTACCTCAATGGACAATTATCTGTGGCTCGTGCTCTAGGAGACTGGCACATGAAGGGACCAAAAGGCTCTGCATGCCCTCTAAGTGCAGAGCCTGAGTTGCAGGAGACATGCCTGTCCGAGGAAGATGAGTTTTTGATAATGGGGTGTGACGGTTTGTGGGATGTAATGAGTAGCCAGTGTGCTGTGACGATCGCAAGGAAAGAACTGATGATCCATAATGATCCTGAAAGATGCTCAAGAGAACTGGTCAGAGAGGCACTCAAGCGCCATACCTGTGATAATGTAACTGTTATTGTGGTTTGTTTTTCCCCAGATGCACCCCCTCGGATTGAGGTTCCTCAGAGCCGAGTCCGGAGGAGCATCTCTGCAGAAGGGCTCAATTTGCTGAAGGGTGTACTGGAGTGCAACTCATGA